In Phaseolus vulgaris cultivar G19833 chromosome 10, P. vulgaris v2.0, whole genome shotgun sequence, a single genomic region encodes these proteins:
- the LOC137818697 gene encoding phospholipid-transporting ATPase 1-like: MEHNAPHVPPSETSHSRRHRVRPKSSVQFDDNIIIHDDNANLIYVNDPVKTNEKYEFSGNAIRTSRYTLLTFLPKNLFIQFHRVAYLYFLAIAALNQLPPLAVFGRTVSLFPLLFVLCVTAIKDAYEDWRRHRSDCHENNRECLVLQSAQFRSKRWKNVQAGDVVKIFADGMIPADVVLLGTSDPSGVAYIQTMNLDGESNLKTRFAKQETASLVLPDACAVDGVIRCEPPNRNIYEFTANMEFNGHKIPLNQSNIVLRGCMLKNTNWIIGVVVYAGQQTKAMMNSAASPSKRSKLESYMNRETLWLSVFLFIMCAVVALGMNLWLIRHEDQLDTLPYYRKKFFDNGPNEGRKYRYYGITMETFFSFLSSIIVFQIMIPISLYITMELVRLGQSYFMIEDKDMYDTKSGSRFQCRSLNINEDLGQIRYVFSDKTGTLTENKMEFQRASIHGKNYRGSLLTDDKSTEAAAANNGKRKWNLKSEIAVDSELMALLQKDSNLDERIAAHEFFLTLAACNTVIPILSSSKVSSCEKDESNQDIEGIDYQGESPDEQALVSAASAYGYTLFERTSGNVVIDVNGEKLRLDVLGLHEFDSVRKRMSVIIRFPDNAVKVLVKGADTSMFSILAPDSEGNNRIQHKTQSHLNEYSMQGLRTLVVGSRDLSDAEFEEWQNMYEDASTSLTDRAAKLRQTAALIECKLKLLGATGIEDKLQEGVPEAIECIREAGIKVWVLTGDKQETAISIGLSCKLLNGDMQQIIINGTSEVECRKLLTDAIAKYGLQSSSREHQNLKRKTDSRHGCPDIHNDTKSLGLPKSNAGKEEGTTSQLALIIDGTSLVYILEKDLQSELFNLATSCRVVLCCRVAPLQKAGIVDLIKSRTDDLTLAIGDGANDVSMIQMADVGVGICGQEGRQAVMASDFAMAQFQFLKKLLLVHGHWNYQRVGYLVLYNFYRNAVFVLMLFWYILCTAFSTTSALTEWSSVFYSVIYTSIPTIIIGVLDKDLSHSTLLQYPKLYGTGHRHEAYNLQLFWITMIDTLWQSLVLFYIPLFTYKDSTIDIWSMGSLWTISVVILVNVHLAMDINQWALVSHVAVWGSIIITYGCLVILDSIPAFPNYGTIYHLASSPTYWMTILLIIVVALLPRFSCKAFYQVFCPSDIQIAREAETMSKQHDDLQSKCLFSK; this comes from the exons ATGGAACATAATGCCCCACATGTTCCCCCTTCTGAAACTTCCCATTCTCGCCGCCACAGGGTTCGTCCCAAAAGCAGCGTCCAATTTGATGATAACATCATCATACATGATGACAATGCCAACCTCATCTATGTTAATGATCCCGTCAAGACTAATGAAAAGTATGAGTTTTCTGGGAATGCCATCCGAACCAGCAGATACACTCTTCTCACCTTCTTGCCCAAGAATCTGTTCATTCAGTTTCACCGGGTTGCTTATCTCTATTTCCTTGCCATTGCTGCCCTGAATCAGCTTCCTCCGCTAGCTGTTTTCGGCCGAACCGTCTCCCTTTTCCCCTTATTGTTTGTGCTTTGCGTCACTGCTATCAAGGATGCCTACGAGGATTGGCGCAGGCACAGGTCGGATTGCCATGAAAACAATCGTGAGTGTCTGGTTCTTCAATCGGCTCAGTTCCGTTCCAAGAGATGGAAAAATGTACAGGCCGGTGATGTGGTTAAAATCTTTGCAGATGGGATGATTCCTGCTGACGTGGTCTTGTTGGGAACAAGCGATCCGAGTGGGGTTGCCTATATTCAGACAATGAATTTGGATGGTGAATCGAATTTGAAGACACGGTTTGCCAAGCAAGAAACAGCTTCATTGGTTTTGCCAGATGCTTGTGCTGTCGATGGAGTTATTAGATGTGAGCCACCTAATCGGAATATCTATGAGTTCACTGCCAACATGGAGTTCAATGGCCATAAGATTCCCCTTAACCAGTCAAACATTGTACTGCGTGGTTGCATGCTGAAGAACACGAATTGGATAATTGGTGTTGTGGTCTATGCAGGACAGCAAACAAAAGCAATGATGAACAGCGCAGCTTCCCCTTCCAAGAGAAGCAAACTGGAAAGTTACATGAACAGAGAAACTTTGTGGTTGtcagtttttctttttatcatgTGCGCAGTTGTTGCCCTTGGGATGAATCTCTGGCTGATACGCCACGAGGATCAGCTTGATACCTTGCCTTACTACAGAAAAAAATTCTTCGACAATGGGCCAAATGAGGGAAGGAAATACAGGTACTATGGGATAACAATGGAAACATTCTTCTCCTTTTTGAGCTCTATTATTGTGTTTCAGATAATGATACCAATATCTCTATATATCACAATGGAGTTAGTTCGATTGGGTCAGTCGTACTTCATGATAGAGGACAAGGATATGTATGATACTAAATCTGGATCAAGGTTCCAGTGTagatcattaaatataaatgaagATTTGGGTCAAATACGCTACGTGTTTTCTGACAAGACAGGAACTCTAACAGAAAACAAAATGGAGTTTCAGAGAGCCAGTATACATGGAAAGAACTACAGGGGCTCCTTGCTTACAGATGATAAAAGTACAg AAGCGGCAGCAGCCAATAATGGTAAACGAAAATGGAACCTCAAATCTGAAATTGCTGTTGATTCTGAACTAATGGCATTGTTGCAGAAAGACTCAAATTTAGATGAAAGAATTGCTGCTCATGAGTTTTTCCTCACATTGGCTGCTTGTAATACTGTGATCCCCATTCTCAGTAGTAGTAAAGTTTCCAGTTGTGAAAAAGATGAATCAAATCAAGACATAGAAGGTATTGATTACCAGGGAGAGTCTCCTGATGAACAAGCTCTAGTTTCAGCTGCATCTGCATATGGATATACTCTATTTGAGCGAACATCTGGAAACGTTGTTATTGATGTCAATGGTGAGAAACTCAG GTTGGATGTATTGGGCCTGCACGAGTTTGATAGTGTGCGAAAGAGGATGTCTGTTATTATCCGGTTTCCTGATAATGCTGTTAAGGTGTTGGTTAAAGGCGCTGACACTTCTATGTTTAGCATTTTAGCACCTGACTCTGAAGGAAACAATCGCATACAGCATAAAACTCAGAGTCATTTAAATGAATATTCTATGCAAGGTTTACGAACTCTTGTAGTAGGCTCCAGGGATCTTTCAGATGCTGAATTTGAGGAGTGGCAAAACATGTATGAAGATGCAAGCACTTCATTGACTGATCGAGCTGCAAAACTACGTCAAACAGCGGCTCTAATAGAATGCAAGCTAAAGCTACTTGGAGCAACTGGAATTGAGGACAAGCTACAAGAGGGTGTGCCAGAAGCCATTGAGTGCATTCGGGAAGCTGGAATCAAGGTCTGGGTTCTTACTGGTGATAAGCAAGAGACTGCAATTTCAATTGGTCTTTCTTGTAAACTTCTGAATGGAGATATGCAGCAGATAATTATAAATGGCACTTCAGAGGTTGAGTGCAGAAAGCTATTGACTGATGCTATAGCTAAGTATGGGTTACAATCTTCGAGTAGAGAACATCAGAATCTGAAGCGCAAAACTGATTCTAGACATGGTTGCCCTGATATTCACAATGACACAAAATCATTGGGCTTGCCCAAGTCAAATGCAGGAAAGGAAGAAGGAACTACTTCTCAATTGGCACTCATAATTGATGGAACCagtttagtttatattttggaGAAGGATCTGCAGTCAGAG CTTTTCAACCTTGCAACTTCCTGTAGGGTTGTGCTATGCTGCCGTGTTGCACCCTTGCAGAAAGCAGGAATTGTTGATCTGATAAAAAGCCGCACAGATGATCTGACATTAGCTATTGGTGATG GGGCAAATGATGTGTCAATGATCCAAATGGCAGATGTTGGTGTTGGAATATGTGGGCAGGAAGGGCGCCAAGCTGTTATGGCATCAGATTTTGCTATGGCACAATTCCAGTTCTTGAAAAAATTGCTTCTGGTTCACGGGCACTGGAATTATCAGCGTGTTGGTTATCTAGTTCTGTACAACTTTTACCGCAATGCTGTCTTTGTGTTGATGCTATTCTG GTATATATTATGCACTGCTTTTTCTACAACTTCTGCATTGACAGAGTGGAGCAGTGTATTTTATTCTGTGATATACACATCTATCCCTACTATCATTATTGGTGTGTTGGACAAAGACTTGAGTCATAGTACACTCTTGCAGTATCCAAAATTATATGGTACAGGTCACAGGCATGAGGCTTACAATTTACAATTATTTTGGATTACAATGATTGACACACTATGGCAGAGTCTTGTTCTCTTCTACATTCCCCTATTCACCTATAAGGACAGCACAATTGATATATGGAGCATGGGCAGTTTATGGACAATTTCAGTTGTTATCCTTGTAAACGTACACCTGGCTATGGACATTAACCAGTGGGCACTGGTTAGTCATGTTGCTGTATGGGGATCAATAATCATTACATATGGCTGCCTGGTGATATTGGATTCTATACCTGCCTTTCCCAATTACGG GACTATTTATCATTTGGCAAGTTCCCCTACATATTGGATGACAATTTTGCTTATAATAGTCGTGGCGTTGCTACCTCGCTTTTCTTGCAAAGCTTTTTATCAAGTCTTTTGTCCTTCCGATATCCAGATAGCTAGAGAAGCTGAGACAATGAGCAAACAGCATGATGATTTGCAATCAAAGTGTCTATTTTCTAAATAA